A genomic region of Caulobacter sp. NIBR2454 contains the following coding sequences:
- a CDS encoding DUF4908 domain-containing protein, protein MLATVAGASPALAQTGSLRDALYNSRNEMRRAPAPPAARYVSETGVRFVFDRSQERPLLRFEGQSEVWALEPHPAPRGDIIYKNDLGQPVLRATKLGGLTVFTQQRPAGAAAAVAGEVAPIKLPVLSPSAVLQRLAAASAKASRAAQRLISFEADVTADSSALTADAAALAADAVTRLVRRPGGKQAVSKIDKVVIDKGRKPSAHLKKGVVRITVTPDLGLAGRPSSEKIAAAAGEH, encoded by the coding sequence GTGCTTGCGACAGTCGCTGGCGCTTCGCCCGCCCTCGCCCAGACGGGAAGTCTGCGCGACGCCCTGTACAATTCACGCAACGAGATGCGCCGCGCGCCGGCGCCGCCTGCCGCCCGCTATGTTTCCGAAACCGGCGTGCGCTTCGTCTTCGACCGCAGCCAGGAGCGGCCTCTGCTTCGCTTCGAGGGGCAGTCCGAGGTCTGGGCGCTGGAGCCGCACCCCGCGCCGCGCGGCGACATCATCTACAAGAACGATCTGGGCCAGCCGGTCCTGCGGGCCACCAAACTGGGCGGCCTGACCGTCTTCACCCAACAGCGCCCGGCCGGCGCCGCCGCGGCGGTGGCGGGCGAGGTGGCGCCGATAAAGCTTCCGGTTCTCAGCCCCAGCGCCGTACTTCAGCGCCTGGCCGCGGCCAGCGCCAAGGCGAGCCGGGCCGCGCAGCGCCTGATTTCCTTTGAGGCGGACGTCACCGCCGATTCCTCGGCCCTGACCGCCGACGCCGCCGCGCTGGCCGCCGACGCGGTGACGCGCCTGGTCCGACGCCCTGGGGGCAAACAGGCGGTTTCAAAGATCGACAAGGTGGTCATCGACAAGGGCCGCAAGCCGTCCGCCCATCTGAAGAAGGGCGTCGTGCGGATCACCGTCACCCCCGACCTCGGCCTGGCCGGGCGACCGTCGTCCGAGAAGATCGCCGCCGCAGCCGGGGAGCACTGA
- the gloB gene encoding hydroxyacylglutathione hydrolase — translation MPITVHQFPCLSDNYGFLVRDEATGQVATIDTPDADAILAEAAKLGWRIDMILNTHWHPDHAGGNAAIKAAMGATIVGPNEVTRIAPLDRPVGGGETVMLGETAFQVIDTGGHTLGHIAYHDAADGVAFVGDTLFALGCGRLFEGTAEQMWDSLSRLTALPDETRVYCAHEYTASNARFALSLEHDDALTARAEAVFAARERGEPTVPTTIGVEKATNPFLLAGDAERFAAVRAAKDAFKG, via the coding sequence ATGCCCATCACGGTTCATCAGTTTCCCTGTCTGTCCGACAACTATGGCTTCCTCGTGCGCGATGAAGCGACGGGCCAGGTCGCGACCATCGACACCCCGGACGCCGATGCGATCCTGGCAGAGGCCGCCAAGCTGGGCTGGCGGATCGACATGATCCTCAACACCCACTGGCATCCTGACCATGCCGGCGGCAATGCGGCGATCAAGGCCGCCATGGGCGCGACCATCGTCGGCCCCAACGAAGTGACCCGCATCGCGCCGCTGGATCGGCCGGTAGGCGGCGGCGAGACGGTGATGCTCGGGGAAACGGCCTTTCAGGTCATCGACACCGGCGGCCATACCTTGGGCCACATCGCCTATCACGATGCCGCCGATGGTGTGGCCTTCGTGGGCGACACCCTGTTCGCCCTGGGCTGCGGCCGCCTGTTCGAGGGCACCGCCGAACAGATGTGGGACAGCCTGTCGCGCCTGACCGCCCTGCCGGACGAGACGCGCGTCTACTGCGCCCACGAATACACAGCCTCCAACGCGCGCTTCGCCCTGTCGCTGGAGCATGACGACGCCCTGACCGCCCGTGCGGAAGCCGTCTTCGCCGCCCGCGAGCGCGGCGAGCCCACGGTGCCGACCACAATCGGCGTGGAGAAGGCGACCAATCCCTTCCTGCTGGCGGGCGACGCCGAGCGCTTCGCCGCCGTGCGGGCCGCCAAGGACGCCTTCAAGGGATGA
- a CDS encoding DUF952 domain-containing protein, whose translation MSLIFKIMSRDEWAAFQASGEFAGSAVDLADGYIHFSAADQAQETAAKHFAGRDDLVLLSLDAASLGDRLIWEPSRGGALFPHLYRPLALNEVAASRELTLGVDGVPQLGDLSA comes from the coding sequence ATGAGCCTGATCTTCAAGATCATGAGCCGTGACGAGTGGGCGGCTTTCCAAGCGTCGGGCGAGTTCGCAGGCTCGGCGGTCGACCTGGCCGATGGCTATATCCACTTTTCCGCCGCCGACCAGGCGCAGGAAACCGCCGCCAAGCATTTCGCCGGCCGTGACGATCTTGTGCTGCTGAGCCTCGACGCCGCCTCCCTGGGCGACAGGCTGATCTGGGAGCCGTCGCGTGGCGGCGCGCTATTCCCGCACCTTTACCGGCCTCTGGCGTTGAATGAGGTGGCCGCATCGCGTGAGCTCACCCTCGGCGTCGATGGCGTTCCTCAGCTGGGCGACCTTTCCGCATGA
- the metX gene encoding homoserine O-acetyltransferase MetX — protein sequence MTAATATTKEAFCGDGGTWRFPTDKPLRLDSGGELAPLEIAYRTYGTLNADKSNAVLVCHALTGDQHCAGEHPVSGKPGWWTRLIGPGLPLDPTRHFIICSNVIGGCMGSTGPASINPATGQAYGLSFPVITIADMVRAQAMLVEALGVQTLFAVVGGSMGGMQVLQWAADYPDKLFSAVIIASAARHSAQNIAFHEVGRQAVMADPDWRGGAYALHGVRPEKGLAVARMAAHITYLSEPALQRKFGRELQRDGLSWGFDADFQVESYLRHQGASFVDRFDANSYLYITRAMDYFDLAQTHGGILAEAFRKARDVRFCVLSFTTDWLYPTAENRHIVRALNAVGARASFVEIESDKGHDAFLLDEPVMNAALSGFMAAADQARGLA from the coding sequence ATGACAGCGGCGACGGCGACCACGAAAGAGGCGTTTTGCGGCGACGGAGGGACCTGGCGGTTTCCGACCGACAAACCCCTACGGCTCGATTCCGGCGGCGAACTTGCGCCCCTCGAGATCGCCTACCGCACCTACGGGACGCTGAACGCCGACAAGTCGAACGCCGTCCTGGTCTGCCACGCGCTTACGGGCGACCAGCATTGCGCCGGCGAACACCCCGTTTCGGGCAAGCCGGGCTGGTGGACGCGACTCATCGGCCCCGGCCTGCCGCTCGACCCGACCCGGCATTTCATCATCTGCTCCAACGTCATCGGGGGCTGCATGGGCTCGACCGGCCCCGCCTCGATCAATCCCGCGACGGGCCAGGCCTACGGCCTGTCCTTTCCGGTGATCACCATCGCCGACATGGTCCGCGCCCAGGCCATGCTGGTCGAGGCTCTGGGCGTCCAGACCCTGTTCGCCGTGGTCGGCGGGTCGATGGGCGGCATGCAGGTGCTGCAATGGGCGGCCGACTATCCGGACAAGCTGTTTTCGGCGGTGATCATCGCCTCGGCGGCGCGCCACTCGGCCCAGAACATCGCCTTCCACGAAGTGGGCCGTCAGGCGGTCATGGCTGACCCCGACTGGCGCGGCGGCGCCTATGCGCTTCATGGCGTACGACCGGAAAAGGGTCTGGCCGTGGCGCGTATGGCCGCGCACATCACCTATCTGTCCGAACCGGCCCTGCAGCGGAAGTTTGGCCGCGAACTGCAGCGCGACGGCCTGTCCTGGGGCTTTGACGCCGACTTCCAGGTGGAAAGCTATCTGCGCCACCAGGGAGCCAGTTTCGTCGATCGCTTCGACGCCAACTCCTATCTCTACATCACCCGGGCCATGGACTATTTCGACCTGGCTCAGACCCATGGCGGCATCTTGGCCGAGGCATTCCGCAAGGCGCGGGACGTCCGCTTCTGCGTCCTGTCCTTCACCACCGACTGGCTCTATCCCACGGCTGAGAACCGCCACATCGTGCGGGCCCTCAACGCCGTCGGCGCCCGCGCCAGTTTCGTCGAGATCGAGAGCGACAAGGGCCATGACGCCTTCCTGCTGGACGAACCGGTGATGAACGCGGCGCTGTCAGGCTTCATGGCCGCCGCCGACCAGGCCAGGGGGCTGGCGTGA
- a CDS encoding P-II family nitrogen regulator gives MKMIVAIIKPSRLDAVLDAVTEAGASGLTVTEVRGYGRQKGKTEIYRGAEYEVKLLPKVKLEIAVSDDLVAGVSDAIVAASNSGKIGDGKIFVLDLEQALRIRTGERDASAISG, from the coding sequence ATGAAAATGATCGTCGCGATCATCAAACCCAGCCGGCTCGACGCGGTGCTGGACGCCGTGACCGAGGCGGGAGCTTCGGGACTGACCGTGACCGAGGTGCGCGGCTACGGCCGCCAGAAGGGCAAGACCGAGATCTATCGCGGCGCCGAGTACGAGGTGAAGCTGCTGCCCAAGGTGAAACTGGAGATCGCCGTGTCCGACGATCTGGTGGCCGGCGTCAGCGACGCCATCGTCGCGGCGTCCAACAGCGGCAAGATCGGCGACGGCAAGATCTTCGTCCTCGACCTGGAGCAGGCCCTGCGGATCCGCACGGGCGAGCGCGACGCATCGGCGATTTCGGGCTGA
- a CDS encoding SixA phosphatase family protein, giving the protein MERLILMRHGAAERRGPTGGDFDRALTAQGRIDAALIGDALAKAGFAPDLALVSEARRAQDTWTAAGESFPKARKESREDFYSASTQTVLTAVEGETAGTVMVVGHNPTLQDLAVGLLKASGASPALIARLEMRFPPATAAAFSFDAAGRAELEGLFYAADHGGRGAE; this is encoded by the coding sequence ATGGAAAGGCTTATCCTGATGCGTCACGGCGCTGCCGAACGACGCGGCCCGACGGGCGGCGACTTTGATCGCGCCCTTACCGCCCAAGGGCGCATCGATGCGGCCTTGATCGGCGACGCCTTGGCCAAGGCGGGGTTCGCGCCGGATCTGGCGCTGGTGTCGGAGGCGCGCCGCGCGCAGGACACCTGGACCGCCGCCGGTGAGTCGTTCCCCAAAGCCCGCAAGGAAAGCCGCGAGGACTTCTACAGCGCCAGCACCCAGACCGTGCTGACCGCCGTAGAGGGCGAAACGGCAGGCACGGTGATGGTGGTCGGCCACAATCCCACGCTCCAGGACCTGGCGGTGGGCCTGCTCAAGGCGTCGGGCGCTTCGCCGGCTCTGATCGCGCGTCTGGAGATGCGCTTCCCGCCGGCCACCGCCGCGGCCTTCAGCTTCGACGCCGCCGGCAGGGCGGAGCTGGAAGGGCTGTTCTACGCCGCCGACCACGGCGGCCGGGGCGCCGAATGA
- a CDS encoding methyltransferase domain-containing protein, whose amino-acid sequence MRRDVLELRAFYGSPLGRVAREMLARKVSEAWGDAAGLDVLGVGYPTPFLQYLDHRPRRVLAAMPGAQGVEVWPRNGRNRSVLVEEGDLPFRNAMFDRVLAVHALEESPDPLQLLCEIGRITAPTGRVIVAVAARNGAWANAEKTPFGHGRPFTRLQLESLLREAELEPTGYTRALYAPPMAAFARWAEGFEQAGARLWPGFAGIILMEAVKQTFAVKPRGARARAHVLVPGLQPSPVGMPPARTSGRRKQLSSDRLETPGV is encoded by the coding sequence ATGCGTCGTGACGTTCTGGAACTCCGCGCCTTCTACGGCTCGCCGCTTGGCCGGGTCGCGCGGGAGATGCTGGCCCGCAAGGTGAGCGAAGCCTGGGGCGACGCGGCCGGGCTGGACGTGCTCGGCGTCGGCTATCCCACGCCCTTTCTGCAGTATCTCGATCATCGCCCCCGCCGGGTCCTGGCGGCCATGCCGGGCGCCCAGGGGGTCGAGGTCTGGCCCCGCAACGGGCGCAACCGCTCGGTGCTGGTGGAGGAGGGCGATCTGCCGTTCCGAAACGCCATGTTCGACCGGGTCCTGGCGGTCCATGCCCTGGAAGAGAGCCCCGACCCGCTGCAACTGCTGTGCGAGATCGGCCGGATCACCGCGCCTACGGGTCGGGTGATCGTGGCGGTGGCCGCGCGCAACGGCGCCTGGGCGAACGCCGAAAAGACCCCTTTCGGCCACGGCCGCCCCTTCACCCGCCTGCAGTTGGAAAGCCTGCTGCGCGAGGCGGAGCTGGAGCCGACTGGCTACACCCGCGCGCTCTACGCGCCGCCCATGGCCGCCTTCGCCCGCTGGGCCGAGGGGTTCGAGCAGGCCGGCGCGCGGCTGTGGCCCGGGTTCGCGGGGATCATCCTGATGGAAGCGGTCAAGCAGACCTTCGCGGTGAAGCCGCGCGGCGCGCGGGCCAGGGCGCACGTCCTGGTTCCGGGCCTTCAGCCCTCGCCCGTAGGCATGCCTCCGGCGCGGACATCGGGGCGCCGCAAGCAACTGTCGTCGGATCGCTTGGAAACGCCAGGGGTTTAG
- a CDS encoding TVP38/TMEM64 family protein, producing the protein MSAAGRARTWMIAAKWAPVLVLAALAAFVFFSGFWKHFTLEELQARHAYLSAFVNERPAAAIAIYLATYVAVVSLSLPAALILTLSGGFLFGPWLGGALAVTGATAGSTVIYGACRTAFGGMLQKRAGPTLLRIEEGIKKDAFHYLLTLRLIPAFPLLVINLAAGLVGIPLRTFLAASFLGMAPSSLVYASMGAGLGHLFMQGHPVNLSILTEPRVVLPLAGLGLLAGLSMLYRRLRPRRHEQ; encoded by the coding sequence GTGAGCGCCGCCGGCCGCGCCCGGACTTGGATGATCGCGGCCAAGTGGGCGCCGGTGCTGGTGCTGGCCGCGCTGGCCGCTTTCGTCTTCTTCAGCGGCTTCTGGAAGCACTTCACGCTCGAGGAGCTTCAGGCGCGCCACGCCTATCTGTCGGCCTTCGTGAACGAACGCCCCGCGGCGGCGATCGCCATCTATCTGGCGACGTATGTGGCGGTGGTCTCGCTGTCCCTGCCGGCGGCCCTGATTCTGACCCTGAGCGGCGGGTTCCTGTTCGGACCCTGGCTGGGCGGCGCGCTGGCGGTGACCGGTGCGACGGCGGGATCGACGGTGATCTACGGCGCCTGCCGCACGGCCTTTGGCGGCATGCTACAAAAGCGTGCGGGACCGACGCTGCTGCGTATCGAGGAAGGCATCAAGAAGGACGCCTTCCACTATCTTCTGACCCTGCGTCTGATCCCGGCGTTTCCACTACTGGTGATCAACCTGGCGGCGGGGCTGGTGGGTATTCCCCTTCGCACCTTCCTGGCGGCGTCCTTCCTGGGCATGGCGCCCAGTTCGCTGGTCTACGCCAGCATGGGCGCGGGCCTGGGGCACCTGTTCATGCAGGGCCATCCGGTCAATCTGAGCATACTGACCGAACCGCGCGTCGTTCTGCCCTTGGCCGGTCTAGGTTTGCTGGCGGGGCTGTCCATGCTCTATCGACGATTGCGCCCCCGTCGCCATGAGCAATAG
- a CDS encoding endonuclease/exonuclease/phosphatase family protein: protein MKLRLVTYNVHRCVGVDRRLDVERVADVIAALRPDIVALQELDVGRARTRGVDQAHKLAELLKMKSRFHPAMKVEEELYGDAILTALPERLIRADSLPEYKRVPGLEPRGAVWVAIDIGGGRELQVINTHLGLIPQEQRLQAAALIDGWLADEAFTAPAVLLGDFNATPYSKTYRMLHAAMRDAQLGRPRPPTATFPSNFPFLRIDHVFLAGDIKVCAIESPYDTRARQASDHLPLVVEIEIPTAG from the coding sequence ATGAAACTTCGCCTTGTCACCTACAACGTCCACCGCTGCGTGGGCGTGGATCGGCGCCTAGACGTCGAGCGTGTAGCCGACGTCATCGCCGCCCTGCGTCCTGACATCGTCGCCCTTCAGGAACTGGATGTCGGCCGCGCCCGCACCCGTGGCGTGGACCAGGCCCACAAGCTGGCCGAACTGCTCAAGATGAAGTCGCGCTTCCACCCGGCCATGAAGGTCGAGGAGGAGCTTTACGGCGACGCGATCCTCACCGCCCTGCCCGAGCGGCTGATCCGCGCCGACTCATTGCCGGAATACAAGCGCGTGCCCGGACTGGAGCCGCGCGGCGCCGTCTGGGTGGCCATCGATATCGGCGGCGGGCGAGAGCTTCAGGTGATCAACACCCACCTCGGGCTGATCCCGCAGGAGCAAAGGCTTCAGGCCGCCGCCCTGATCGACGGCTGGCTGGCGGACGAGGCTTTCACGGCCCCGGCGGTGCTGCTGGGCGACTTCAACGCCACCCCCTATTCCAAGACCTACCGCATGCTGCACGCGGCCATGCGCGACGCCCAGCTGGGCCGCCCACGCCCGCCGACGGCGACCTTTCCCTCGAACTTCCCCTTCCTGCGCATCGACCACGTGTTCCTGGCCGGTGACATCAAGGTTTGCGCGATCGAGAGCCCCTACGACACCCGCGCCCGGCAGGCGTCCGATCACCTGCCGCTGGTGGTGGAGATCGAAATCCCCACGGCCGGCTAG
- a CDS encoding phospholipase D-like domain-containing protein, which yields MNDATEIIRPGVNCWRQERADRVAFLIDSADYFAALKASLLKAKSSIWILAWTFDPLTRLTPDRTPVSKDPEHADRLGLLLRRMAALNPALDVRILAWDMPPPIAASQWFAPQRAQAYFADSRVKFRLDNSLPMSACHHQKAVIIDGRLAFISGGDMGPDRWDTCHHADHDPRRRLPNGRRYPARHEVSMMMEGPVGQALSEHFVQRWRAATGEPLTPLQPEREMMWPDQVVVQARRQSVALARTASDWKGRKGHGECLRLHLDSIAAAKRLIVLENQYLTSPLIVEALVERLLEIDGPEIVAIGPAHSPSYFDQITMDSARSAAIHRLRSADVQGRFSAYTPLTPGGGAVIVHSKVAIIDDSFLRIGSANLNNRSTGLDSELDVALEAEHGPEGDATRAAIRTFRARLIGHYMERRGDEVGAAMAAHGGLAAAIDILDQPPRRLPHAETRKPGPFARFVSKWHLGDPTTTKDAWNPWNRRKRLKRDLAELLPCVMEGGEDC from the coding sequence ATGAACGATGCGACGGAAATCATCCGTCCAGGCGTCAACTGCTGGCGGCAGGAGCGCGCCGACCGCGTCGCGTTCCTCATCGACAGCGCCGACTATTTCGCCGCACTGAAGGCCTCCCTGCTCAAGGCGAAATCCTCGATCTGGATTCTGGCCTGGACCTTCGATCCGCTCACCCGCCTTACGCCGGACCGGACGCCCGTCAGCAAAGACCCGGAACATGCCGACAGGCTTGGGCTGCTGCTGCGGCGAATGGCGGCGCTGAATCCGGCGCTGGACGTGCGCATTCTGGCCTGGGACATGCCGCCGCCGATCGCGGCCTCGCAGTGGTTCGCGCCGCAGCGGGCGCAGGCCTATTTCGCGGACTCGCGGGTCAAGTTCCGGCTCGACAACAGCCTGCCCATGAGCGCCTGCCATCACCAGAAGGCGGTGATTATCGACGGCCGCCTGGCCTTCATCAGCGGTGGGGACATGGGACCGGATCGCTGGGACACCTGCCACCACGCCGATCACGATCCGCGCCGTCGTCTGCCCAACGGGCGCCGCTATCCGGCCCGGCATGAAGTCTCGATGATGATGGAGGGGCCCGTCGGCCAGGCGCTGAGCGAGCATTTCGTACAACGCTGGCGCGCCGCGACCGGCGAGCCGTTGACGCCGCTGCAGCCCGAGCGGGAGATGATGTGGCCAGATCAGGTCGTGGTCCAAGCCCGTCGGCAGTCCGTGGCCCTGGCGCGCACCGCATCGGACTGGAAGGGGCGCAAGGGCCATGGCGAATGCCTGCGGCTTCACCTGGATTCCATCGCCGCCGCCAAGAGACTGATCGTTCTGGAGAACCAGTACCTGACCTCGCCCCTGATCGTGGAGGCGCTGGTGGAACGGTTGCTGGAGATCGACGGACCGGAGATCGTGGCCATCGGCCCCGCCCACAGTCCCAGCTATTTCGACCAGATCACCATGGACAGCGCCCGCTCGGCCGCGATCCACCGCCTTCGCTCGGCCGATGTGCAGGGTCGGTTTTCCGCGTACACGCCGCTGACTCCCGGCGGCGGAGCAGTGATCGTGCATTCCAAGGTGGCGATCATCGATGACAGCTTCCTGCGCATCGGGTCGGCCAACCTGAACAACCGCTCGACCGGCCTGGACAGCGAGCTGGACGTGGCGTTGGAGGCCGAACACGGCCCGGAGGGGGACGCGACGCGCGCGGCGATCCGCACCTTCCGCGCTCGCCTGATCGGGCACTACATGGAGCGGCGCGGCGACGAGGTGGGGGCGGCCATGGCGGCGCATGGCGGGCTGGCCGCGGCGATAGATATTCTGGATCAACCGCCCCGCCGACTGCCCCATGCCGAGACGCGAAAGCCGGGTCCGTTCGCCCGCTTTGTTTCCAAGTGGCATCTGGGCGACCCGACCACCACCAAGGACGCCTGGAACCCCTGGAACCGGCGCAAGCGGCTGAAGCGTGACCTGGCCGAACTGCTGCCCTGCGTGATGGAAGGCGGCGAGGACTGCTAG
- the metW gene encoding methionine biosynthesis protein MetW — translation MRPVIREDFKEILRLVRPGSRVLDVGCGEGELLEILAREKQVDGRGVEISPEGVAAGLSRGLAVVQGDADRDLDHFATKAFDYAVLSQTLQAVRHPRHVLGELLRIADNAIVSFPNFGHWRVRWSLVSRGRMPETRALPEPWWSTPNIHLCTLADFLSLCEDLDLRIDACAALAEGRPARSIDPTKSIENWRAEAAIFLLSRRGDAEPTEPTAPRDDLFGG, via the coding sequence GTGAGGCCTGTGATCCGCGAGGACTTCAAGGAAATCCTGCGGCTCGTGCGTCCCGGCTCACGCGTGCTCGACGTGGGCTGCGGCGAAGGCGAGCTGCTGGAGATTCTGGCCCGCGAGAAGCAGGTCGACGGGCGCGGGGTCGAGATCAGCCCCGAAGGCGTCGCCGCTGGCCTGTCGCGCGGCCTGGCCGTGGTGCAGGGCGACGCGGACCGTGATCTGGACCACTTCGCCACCAAGGCCTTTGACTACGCGGTGCTGTCCCAGACCCTGCAGGCGGTGCGCCACCCGCGCCACGTGCTGGGCGAGCTGCTGCGCATCGCCGACAACGCCATCGTCTCGTTCCCCAATTTCGGCCACTGGCGCGTGCGCTGGTCCCTGGTCAGCCGTGGCCGCATGCCCGAGACCCGGGCCCTGCCCGAGCCCTGGTGGTCCACGCCCAACATCCACCTCTGCACCCTGGCCGACTTCCTGAGCCTGTGCGAGGACCTGGACCTGCGCATCGACGCCTGCGCCGCCCTCGCCGAGGGTCGGCCCGCCCGCTCGATCGATCCGACCAAATCGATTGAAAACTGGCGCGCCGAGGCGGCGATTTTCCTGCTCAGCCGACGTGGCGACGCCGAACCTACGGAACCTACAGCGCCGCGAGACGATCTCTTCGGCGGATGA
- a CDS encoding quinone-dependent dihydroorotate dehydrogenase has product MSLHDLAARAMHLLDPEEAHGLAIKGLKAGLGPRNHIDLPILATTVAGLKLPNCIGLAAGFDKNAEVPDAMLAAGFGFVEAGTVTPMPQEGNPRPRLFRLTEDRAVINRMGFNNEGLGAFASRLSHRRRDGVVGANIGANKDAEDRVADYVNGLSHLWGLADYFTVNISSPNTPGLRALQTKAALQDLLGRLAERREALAPEGDVPVFLKVAPDLEDGEVEAIVEAAVDSGLDGIIVSNTTIARPSSLKSSKASETGGLSGAPLTERSTAVLGQFFQAADGRIALIGAGGVATGADAYAKIRAGSQAVQLYSALVYGGPGLVVRIANDLAARLKADGFTSVAQAVGAR; this is encoded by the coding sequence ATGAGCCTTCACGATCTCGCCGCCCGCGCCATGCACCTTCTTGATCCGGAGGAGGCGCACGGCCTCGCCATCAAGGGGCTCAAAGCGGGCCTGGGTCCACGCAATCACATCGACCTGCCGATCCTGGCGACGACGGTGGCGGGGCTGAAGCTTCCCAACTGCATCGGACTGGCCGCCGGGTTCGACAAGAACGCCGAGGTTCCGGACGCCATGCTGGCCGCCGGCTTCGGCTTCGTGGAGGCGGGCACGGTCACGCCGATGCCGCAGGAGGGCAATCCGCGCCCGCGCCTGTTTCGCCTGACCGAAGATCGGGCGGTGATCAATCGGATGGGCTTCAACAACGAAGGGCTCGGCGCCTTCGCTTCGCGGCTGTCGCATCGTCGTCGCGACGGGGTGGTGGGCGCCAATATCGGGGCCAACAAGGACGCCGAGGACCGTGTCGCGGACTATGTGAACGGTCTTTCGCACCTGTGGGGGCTGGCCGACTATTTCACGGTCAACATCTCGTCGCCCAACACGCCGGGCCTGCGGGCTCTGCAGACCAAGGCGGCGCTTCAGGATTTGCTCGGACGCCTGGCGGAGCGTCGGGAGGCGCTGGCGCCGGAGGGCGACGTGCCGGTCTTCCTGAAGGTCGCCCCGGATCTGGAGGATGGAGAGGTCGAGGCCATCGTCGAGGCGGCCGTGGACAGCGGTCTGGACGGGATCATTGTCTCAAACACCACCATCGCCCGACCAAGCAGCCTCAAATCGTCGAAGGCGTCCGAGACCGGCGGCCTTTCCGGCGCGCCCCTCACGGAACGTTCGACCGCCGTGTTGGGCCAGTTCTTCCAAGCCGCGGACGGACGGATCGCCCTGATCGGCGCCGGCGGCGTGGCCACTGGGGCGGACGCCTACGCCAAGATTCGGGCCGGGTCGCAGGCGGTGCAGCTCTATTCGGCCCTGGTCTATGGCGGCCCTGGCCTGGTGGTCCGGATCGCCAATGACCTGGCGGCTCGGCTGAAGGCCGACGGCTTTACATCGGTCGCCCAGGCGGTTGGGGCCAGGTGA